In Campylobacter concisus, a genomic segment contains:
- the modB gene encoding molybdate ABC transporter permease subunit: MIDELKSIDYEPFWLSLKLSFITTFILFFVCIALAYFMSQKKFFGKSFLESVISLPLVLPPSVLGFYLLIFLSPYSAFGKFIEEIFGVRLVFNFTGLVVASCIYSLPFMFGPIYAGLNSLKKSLFEASYSLGKNKLTTIFRVILPSIRSNLLTATVVSFAHTMGEFGVVLMIGGSVAGESKVASIAIFEAVEMLDYTKAHIYALLMLIISFFVLFVVYLLNSKKA, translated from the coding sequence ATGATAGACGAGTTAAAAAGTATCGATTACGAGCCATTTTGGCTATCACTAAAATTATCTTTTATAACAACTTTTATTTTATTTTTTGTCTGCATCGCACTTGCCTATTTTATGTCTCAAAAGAAATTTTTTGGCAAGTCGTTTTTAGAGTCGGTTATCTCACTACCCTTGGTCTTACCACCAAGTGTTCTTGGCTTTTATCTACTCATTTTTCTTTCGCCTTATTCGGCCTTTGGTAAATTTATTGAAGAAATTTTTGGAGTTAGGCTTGTTTTTAACTTCACAGGTCTTGTTGTGGCAAGTTGTATCTATTCATTGCCATTTATGTTTGGGCCGATTTATGCTGGGCTAAATAGCCTAAAAAAGAGCCTTTTTGAAGCAAGTTATAGCCTTGGTAAAAATAAGCTCACGACTATTTTTAGGGTGATTTTGCCAAGCATCAGATCAAATTTATTAACAGCTACTGTCGTTAGTTTTGCGCACACCATGGGCGAGTTTGGTGTTGTTTTAATGATAGGCGGTAGCGTAGCTGGAGAGAGCAAGGTCGCTAGCATCGCGATATTTGAAGCGGTTGAAATGCTTGATTACACCAAGGCTCATATCTATGCACTTTTGATGCTAATAATTAGCTTTTTTGTCCTTTTCGTAGTTTATCTTTTAAATTCTAAAAAAGCTTAA
- the modA gene encoding molybdate ABC transporter substrate-binding protein, which translates to MRKVFKFLCVAALLAINALGAEVNVYAAANTTYAFPELIKEFNKLHPDAKINLTLGASGGLVTQIQNSAPADIFMAADMGFAQKAYDTGFAVAAPKVYAQGAVAIFSIRNVDFKKGIEVVRGLKAISIANPQTAPYGKASIEALKNAKLYDEVEKNIVYAQKISETLSQALSASDVGFIAASALFDEKMSKYKEGVNYIFVPQELYTPIDQGIVLLKHADKNDDAKAFYEFILGDKSREIFKKFGYNVPAK; encoded by the coding sequence ATGAGAAAAGTTTTTAAATTTTTATGTGTGGCAGCTTTGCTTGCCATAAACGCACTTGGTGCTGAAGTAAATGTATATGCTGCAGCAAATACGACATATGCATTTCCAGAGCTTATAAAAGAGTTTAATAAGCTTCATCCAGATGCTAAAATCAACCTAACTCTTGGCGCAAGTGGCGGTCTTGTTACACAGATACAAAACTCAGCTCCAGCTGATATATTCATGGCTGCTGATATGGGCTTTGCTCAAAAAGCTTATGACACAGGATTTGCAGTAGCTGCTCCAAAAGTTTATGCACAAGGCGCTGTTGCTATTTTTTCTATTAGAAATGTTGATTTCAAAAAAGGTATCGAAGTTGTTCGTGGCTTAAAAGCGATCTCTATCGCAAATCCACAAACAGCACCGTACGGTAAGGCCAGCATAGAAGCACTTAAAAATGCAAAGCTTTATGACGAAGTAGAAAAAAATATCGTCTATGCTCAAAAAATTTCTGAAACTCTATCTCAAGCATTAAGTGCTTCTGATGTAGGTTTTATCGCTGCTAGTGCACTTTTTGATGAGAAAATGTCAAAATACAAAGAGGGCGTTAATTACATATTTGTTCCGCAAGAGCTATACACTCCGATCGATCAAGGCATAGTTCTTCTAAAACATGCTGATAAAAATGATGACGCAAAAGCATTTTACGAGTTTATCTTGGGTGATAAATCAAGAGAAATTTTTAAGAAATTTGGCTATAACGTCCCAGCTAAATGA
- a CDS encoding class I SAM-dependent methyltransferase: MSQNSKIEKSYDELTYKSIAFAQSSPYRLEACATLLGITPPPCENARVLEIGCSFGGNLIPFAVNNKNAKVVGIDLSGEQIRRGQEIVKEMGLTNLELIHGDICEFNSDEKFDYIIAHGVFSWVPDFVKEAILKVVRENLSTNGVAFISYNVYPGWKVKDIVRDIMLLAAKDKESMQERLKAAKEALLVYKEYLLTRNEEIYEGKIPLKMLLFITEHVLSKDDFYIAHEFLEYTNDPFYFKDFNAMLAKNDLTYLCEYTLDDIFTPDVGTAVVDEYKNNKFKDRIDLEQFMDMISNKVFRQSLIVHSKTYESIANKQIGPSDINKIHVVADFIKKDNQWQDSYGAMPQDISWLCEVFYKMYPASINLSQILEILPEDKLMVYSAFVRILTNSSDAMILKDEQKNIEYRPGYSRLSQNLINYVRYFLNHKNNADVVFANKFSISRKLNNIDYYILLLLDGKNSLEDVAAKALKFIKENNEDIFDINGKVLKKDKVAANIMSYVLGTAKIASMLYLLEEI, translated from the coding sequence ATGAGCCAAAATAGCAAAATCGAAAAGTCTTATGATGAGCTAACTTATAAATCAATAGCTTTTGCCCAATCATCGCCATATAGGCTTGAAGCTTGTGCTACACTTCTTGGCATAACTCCACCGCCATGCGAAAATGCAAGAGTTTTAGAGATAGGATGTAGCTTTGGCGGAAATTTGATCCCATTTGCAGTAAATAACAAAAACGCAAAAGTAGTTGGCATAGACCTCAGTGGAGAGCAGATAAGGCGTGGACAAGAGATCGTTAAAGAGATGGGGCTTACAAATTTAGAGCTTATACATGGCGATATTTGCGAATTTAACAGTGATGAAAAATTTGACTATATCATTGCTCATGGCGTTTTTAGCTGGGTACCTGACTTTGTCAAAGAAGCTATATTAAAAGTCGTAAGAGAGAATTTAAGTACAAATGGCGTGGCATTTATCTCTTATAATGTTTATCCTGGTTGGAAAGTAAAAGATATCGTAAGGGATATAATGCTACTTGCCGCAAAAGATAAAGAGAGCATGCAAGAGAGGCTAAAAGCAGCCAAAGAAGCACTTTTAGTCTATAAAGAATATTTGCTAACAAGAAATGAAGAAATTTATGAGGGGAAAATACCCCTTAAGATGCTTCTTTTTATAACAGAACATGTGCTCTCAAAAGATGACTTTTACATAGCTCATGAGTTTTTAGAATACACAAATGATCCATTTTATTTTAAAGATTTTAATGCCATGCTCGCTAAAAATGATCTTACTTATCTTTGTGAATATACGCTTGATGATATTTTTACCCCAGATGTTGGCACAGCCGTAGTAGATGAATACAAAAATAACAAGTTTAAGGACAGAATCGATCTAGAGCAATTCATGGATATGATTAGCAACAAAGTATTTAGACAAAGCCTAATAGTCCATAGCAAAACTTATGAGAGCATAGCCAATAAACAAATAGGCCCAAGCGATATCAATAAAATTCACGTTGTGGCAGATTTTATAAAGAAAGATAACCAGTGGCAAGATAGTTATGGTGCTATGCCACAAGATATATCATGGCTTTGCGAGGTCTTTTATAAGATGTATCCAGCTAGTATAAACCTTTCTCAGATTTTAGAAATTTTGCCAGAAGATAAGCTCATGGTTTATAGCGCCTTTGTAAGAATTTTAACAAACTCGTCTGATGCAATGATCTTAAAAGATGAGCAAAAAAATATCGAGTATAGGCCCGGCTATTCAAGGCTTAGTCAAAATTTAATAAATTATGTAAGATATTTCTTAAATCATAAAAATAATGCCGATGTTGTTTTTGCTAATAAATTTAGCATTTCAAGAAAGCTTAACAATATCGATTATTACATACTTTTATTGCTTGATGGTAAAAATAGCTTAGAAGATGTCGCAGCAAAAGCTTTGAAATTTATCAAAGAGAATAACGAAGATATATTTGACATAAATGGCAAAGTGCTTAAAAAAGATAAAGTCGCAGCAAACATAATGAGCTACGTGCTAGGCACAGCAAAAATAGCTAGCATGCTTTATCTACTAGAAGAAATTTAA
- a CDS encoding efflux RND transporter permease subunit — protein MRQIFKFIIAKNKLIIALILALSVVFGYLSTKLSVDASAETLLLEHDPDLKAYREIAKRYDSPGFLVVAFTPKDDLFSPKNLELTKNLGNELAKNDMVNSVISIINIPLLNSVKGGITGILDHTPTLQDKDINISKAKFEFAKSPIYSGNLISKDLKTTAIALNLKQDEKFNELVNERNLLSQKESNGTITQAERLKLEALAYEFKAYRDELRKSDHENLEAIKATIAKFNANDELFLGGANMIADDMIGFIKSDLLVYGLSVLALLSFSLWLFFRQVRWIVLPMFICAISAIFTTGIFGIFDWEVTVISSNYIALQLIITISTVIHLVVSYREFYAKHPKYSQNQLIYLTLRDKFSPSFWAIFTTVIGFSSLMSADIKPVIMLGIMMSTGISVSLVLAFLLFGAINVNLEKLAPIRTFENSFKFAKYCANLALNSRKIIYVVCALVVCFGIYGISKIKVENSFIGYFKESTEIRQGMQVIDTKLGGTIPVDVIVKFKEQKQDKNTEQDEFENEFESNAKDAKYWFNSYHTRVAEKIHDYLKEQKFVGHVSSLATLIKAIKELNNGTSDDFLLAAMYEKLPQNYKNILLSPYVSVENDELRFSMRIVDSDSELRRNLFLKELREGLAQLTKNDNVSIEVAGMMVLYNNMLQNLLSSQVDTFGLTVAILFVIFCFIFRSIKLATIAIVSNLIPLCTLFGVMGFFGIPLDVMSITIAAISIGIGVDDIIHYIHRFKEEMLTKSVFESIKVAHASIGYAMYYTSFTIFLGFSVMITSNFIPTIYFGLLTDLVMVFMLLGALIILPSLIASFVKKSDI, from the coding sequence ATGCGACAAATTTTTAAATTTATCATTGCCAAAAACAAGCTTATTATTGCTCTAATTTTAGCTTTAAGCGTAGTTTTTGGCTATCTTAGCACCAAGCTTAGCGTTGATGCGTCAGCTGAAACGCTACTGCTTGAGCATGATCCTGACTTAAAAGCTTATAGAGAGATAGCCAAACGCTACGACTCACCCGGATTTTTAGTGGTCGCTTTTACTCCAAAAGATGATCTTTTTTCACCTAAAAATTTAGAACTTACCAAAAATTTAGGCAATGAACTAGCTAAAAATGATATGGTAAATAGCGTCATCTCTATAATAAATATTCCGCTTTTAAATAGTGTAAAAGGCGGGATTACTGGTATCTTAGATCATACCCCAACGCTGCAAGATAAAGATATAAATATTTCAAAAGCAAAGTTTGAGTTTGCCAAAAGTCCGATTTACAGCGGAAATTTGATAAGCAAAGATCTAAAAACAACAGCGATTGCTCTAAATTTAAAACAAGATGAGAAATTTAATGAGCTTGTAAATGAAAGAAATTTACTTAGCCAAAAAGAGTCAAACGGTACGATCACACAAGCTGAGCGACTTAAGCTAGAGGCTCTTGCCTATGAGTTTAAAGCCTACCGAGATGAGCTTAGAAAAAGTGATCACGAAAACCTTGAGGCTATAAAAGCAACCATAGCTAAATTTAACGCAAATGACGAGCTATTCTTAGGCGGTGCAAATATGATCGCTGATGATATGATAGGCTTTATAAAGAGCGATCTTTTGGTCTATGGCTTAAGCGTACTTGCTCTTCTTAGCTTTAGTTTATGGCTATTTTTCAGGCAGGTTAGATGGATAGTTTTGCCGATGTTTATATGTGCCATAAGTGCCATTTTTACGACCGGAATTTTTGGTATATTTGACTGGGAAGTGACGGTCATTAGCTCAAACTACATCGCACTTCAGCTCATCATTACCATTTCAACTGTGATTCATCTTGTCGTTAGTTATAGAGAATTTTACGCAAAGCATCCAAAATATAGCCAAAATCAGCTAATTTATCTAACGCTTCGTGATAAATTCTCTCCATCTTTTTGGGCGATATTTACCACGGTTATTGGCTTTAGCTCGCTTATGAGTGCTGACATAAAGCCAGTTATCATGCTTGGCATTATGATGAGTACTGGCATTAGCGTTTCGCTTGTGCTTGCGTTTTTGCTATTTGGTGCAATAAATGTAAATTTAGAAAAATTAGCTCCTATTAGAACCTTTGAAAATAGCTTTAAATTTGCAAAATACTGCGCGAATTTAGCTCTAAACTCAAGAAAGATTATCTACGTAGTTTGCGCTCTAGTTGTCTGTTTTGGCATTTATGGTATCAGCAAGATAAAGGTTGAAAATAGCTTCATTGGCTACTTTAAAGAAAGCACAGAAATTCGCCAAGGAATGCAAGTCATTGATACCAAACTTGGCGGCACGATACCAGTTGATGTGATAGTGAAATTTAAAGAACAAAAACAAGATAAAAATACCGAGCAAGATGAGTTTGAAAATGAGTTTGAAAGCAATGCCAAGGATGCAAAATACTGGTTTAATAGCTATCATACAAGGGTTGCTGAGAAAATTCACGACTATTTAAAAGAGCAAAAATTTGTCGGACATGTAAGCTCGCTAGCAACCCTTATAAAAGCCATAAAAGAGCTAAATAACGGCACGAGTGATGATTTTTTATTAGCTGCGATGTATGAGAAATTGCCACAAAATTATAAAAATATCTTATTAAGTCCTTATGTAAGCGTTGAAAATGATGAGCTTAGATTTAGTATGAGGATCGTCGATAGTGACTCTGAGCTTAGACGAAATTTATTTCTAAAGGAGCTTAGAGAAGGGCTAGCACAGCTTACTAAAAATGACAATGTAAGCATAGAAGTTGCCGGCATGATGGTGCTTTATAATAATATGCTTCAAAATTTACTTAGCTCGCAAGTTGATACTTTTGGGCTAACTGTCGCTATACTTTTTGTCATATTTTGCTTTATCTTTAGGAGTATAAAGCTAGCAACCATTGCAATAGTTTCAAATTTAATCCCGCTTTGCACACTCTTTGGTGTGATGGGGTTTTTTGGCATTCCGCTTGATGTGATGAGTATCACGATCGCAGCCATTAGTATAGGTATCGGCGTTGATGATATTATCCATTACATCCACCGCTTTAAAGAAGAAATGCTTACAAAAAGCGTTTTTGAGAGCATTAAAGTCGCGCACGCAAGCATCGGATATGCGATGTATTACACATCCTTCACCATTTTTCTTGGCTTTAGTGTGATGATAACTAGCAATTTTATTCCAACCATATATTTTGGCTTACTAACCGATCTTGTTATGGTTTTTATGCTTCTTGGCGCGCTAATCATCTTACCAAGTCTAATAGCAAGCTTTGTAAAAAAGAGCGATATTTAA
- a CDS encoding TOBE domain-containing protein, which translates to MKADINLELFLGEDTQVLAKHITLLKAIKETKSITKAAELVGISYKNAWDCLDTINNKSSKPLIIRADGNKKNSGSELSEYANKLIKIYDAILETQKDFLQKICQKVDFEDVDIINLQRMNMNLSARNQLSCEIIGINRGAVNSQIVAKLSNGCTLESNITVESEKNLGLKVGQKVIYIFKAPAVILAKDLDIKISTKNQLKGEVIEAKIGAVNAEITLKLSDEQTLTAIITKDSAIQMKIGVGDTLLAIVKSSQIIIGV; encoded by the coding sequence TTGAAAGCAGATATAAATTTAGAACTATTTTTAGGCGAAGATACACAGGTTTTAGCTAAGCATATTACATTATTAAAGGCCATAAAAGAGACAAAAAGCATCACAAAAGCAGCAGAACTGGTTGGTATATCATACAAAAATGCTTGGGACTGCCTTGATACGATAAATAACAAAAGTAGCAAGCCACTTATTATTAGGGCTGATGGAAATAAAAAAAATAGTGGCTCTGAGCTAAGCGAGTATGCCAATAAACTGATAAAAATTTATGATGCCATTCTTGAGACTCAAAAGGATTTTTTGCAAAAAATTTGTCAAAAAGTAGATTTTGAGGATGTAGATATTATAAATCTTCAAAGAATGAATATGAACTTAAGTGCTAGAAATCAGCTCTCATGCGAGATTATTGGCATAAACCGCGGTGCGGTAAATTCTCAAATAGTTGCAAAACTAAGTAATGGCTGTACGCTTGAGTCAAACATTACAGTCGAGAGTGAGAAAAATTTAGGACTAAAAGTTGGACAAAAAGTTATTTATATTTTTAAAGCTCCAGCTGTTATTTTGGCTAAGGATCTAGATATAAAAATAAGCACAAAAAATCAACTAAAAGGCGAAGTGATCGAAGCAAAGATAGGTGCTGTAAATGCTGAAATCACTTTAAAGCTAAGCGATGAGCAGACTTTAACTGCCATCATCACAAAAGATAGTGCTATCCAGATGAAGATAGGTGTTGGCGATACACTTTTAGCAATAGTAAAATCATCACAAATCATCATAGGAGTTTAA
- a CDS encoding molybdopterin-binding protein, with product MIKAKIVGILTKDDVSLFELKGLNLEANLFMLVLNEASKFALNDEIGLGFKSSDVVLAKNKLDTSSLENELKCMVEAINFGEVLSVVSLKCDQIHFEAIISNHALKALNLSKNDSVFAYIKSTSIHISTQK from the coding sequence ATGATAAAAGCAAAGATCGTTGGAATTTTAACCAAAGATGATGTCAGCTTATTTGAGCTAAAGGGTCTAAATTTAGAGGCGAATTTATTTATGCTAGTCTTAAATGAGGCTAGCAAATTTGCCTTAAATGACGAGATCGGTTTAGGTTTTAAAAGCTCAGATGTCGTCTTGGCAAAAAATAAACTTGACACTAGCTCGCTTGAAAATGAATTAAAATGCATGGTAGAGGCTATAAATTTTGGTGAAGTTTTAAGCGTTGTTAGCCTAAAGTGCGATCAAATCCACTTCGAAGCCATCATTTCAAATCACGCTTTAAAAGCATTAAATTTGAGCAAAAATGATAGTGTTTTTGCCTATATAAAATCTACTAGCATTCATATAAGTACTCAAAAATGA
- a CDS encoding ABC transporter substrate-binding protein has protein sequence MKILKILTMILLFTTSLFAISKEQIKPEVEMKTTKVIEILKDTNLDNNAKTKEIFALLDPFFDYKQMAKISLGKRYNSLSSDEQAKFDAAFEQKLKSSYIDKLLGYKDQEIHITGESEPQKNRYWLTSELVNDGKSYEFVYKFYDAKERGWLIYDLDIVGVSIIQTYRSQFGDVLNNADFNTLLQKLNEAVLPDQNKTNP, from the coding sequence ATGAAAATTTTAAAAATTCTAACTATGATTTTACTTTTTACAACTAGCCTTTTTGCTATTTCAAAAGAGCAGATCAAGCCTGAAGTAGAGATGAAAACAACAAAGGTTATTGAAATTTTAAAAGATACAAATTTAGACAATAATGCAAAGACAAAAGAAATTTTTGCTCTTCTTGATCCATTTTTTGACTATAAGCAAATGGCAAAGATAAGCCTTGGCAAACGTTACAATAGCCTAAGTAGCGATGAGCAGGCTAAATTTGACGCAGCATTTGAGCAAAAATTAAAAAGCTCATACATAGATAAACTTTTAGGGTACAAAGATCAAGAGATACATATAACTGGCGAGAGCGAACCTCAAAAAAATAGATACTGGCTAACATCTGAGCTTGTAAATGATGGCAAGAGCTACGAATTTGTCTATAAATTTTATGACGCTAAAGAGCGTGGTTGGCTCATTTATGATCTTGATATCGTTGGTGTAAGCATCATTCAAACTTATAGAAGTCAGTTTGGAGATGTGCTAAATAACGCTGATTTCAATACTCTTTTACAAAAGCTAAATGAAGCTGTTTTGCCTGATCAAAATAAAACCAACCCTTAA
- a CDS encoding redoxin family protein — MIKVPTSIYLNTLDGKEFDFSAFARTHDCVIFIYPKIGEDFSLLSEQLQNTPGMKGCTKQAINYKKFLKDFNDLGFMVVAISSQDIAAQKKFQEETSTGVMFLNDSEFMLERALELPVFSASNGHKFYFRQTLIIKDGKIRRAYIVDDPENDAKNMLEKLKEKDY, encoded by the coding sequence ATGATAAAAGTGCCTACAAGTATATATTTAAATACCTTAGATGGTAAGGAATTTGATTTTTCCGCCTTTGCAAGGACGCACGACTGCGTTATTTTCATCTATCCAAAGATAGGCGAGGACTTTAGTCTTTTAAGCGAGCAACTACAAAATACACCTGGCATGAAGGGCTGCACCAAACAAGCTATAAACTATAAGAAATTTTTAAAAGATTTTAACGATCTTGGTTTTATGGTGGTAGCCATTAGCTCACAAGATATCGCAGCTCAAAAGAAATTTCAAGAAGAGACTTCAACTGGTGTTATGTTTTTAAACGATAGTGAGTTTATGCTTGAGAGGGCGCTTGAGCTTCCAGTTTTTTCTGCATCAAATGGACATAAATTTTACTTTAGGCAAACGCTCATCATAAAAGATGGCAAGATAAGGCGCGCATATATAGTGGATGATCCCGAGAATGATGCTAAAAATATGCTAGAAAAACTCAAAGAAAAAGACTACTAG
- a CDS encoding 3'(2'),5'-bisphosphate nucleotidase CysQ, whose translation MSELLNLAKKAAVNAGAQIMKFYSADNTALKVCLKDDSSPLTSADLAANETILKVLSESGIKICSEESILQESDKDEFWLVDPLDGTKEFLARNGEFCVCIALIKKARPVLGVIFIPVSKELFYADENGTFKEILDDNDENIKRVDLNKKDKNLDNLIFSSRRGDAKEIEFIGQSLNFEQRCIGSAIKFCRLVEFGGAYLRFAPSYLWDNAAGEALVNFCGGKVFDANSSKEMSYELTNLKSPFFIALSKNTLNLKDKITQLYKQSKI comes from the coding sequence ATGAGCGAGCTTCTAAATTTAGCTAAAAAAGCAGCCGTTAATGCTGGAGCGCAAATAATGAAATTTTACTCTGCAGATAATACGGCTCTTAAAGTCTGCCTAAAAGATGACAGCTCGCCACTAACTAGCGCTGATCTAGCCGCAAATGAAACAATACTAAAAGTTCTAAGTGAAAGCGGGATAAAAATTTGCTCTGAAGAGAGTATCTTGCAAGAAAGCGATAAAGACGAGTTTTGGCTCGTAGATCCTCTTGATGGCACGAAAGAATTTCTAGCTAGAAACGGTGAATTTTGCGTTTGCATAGCGCTTATAAAAAAAGCTAGACCGGTGCTTGGTGTGATATTTATCCCAGTTAGTAAAGAGCTTTTTTATGCTGATGAAAATGGCACTTTTAAAGAAATTTTAGATGATAATGATGAAAACATAAAGAGAGTTGATTTAAATAAAAAAGATAAAAATTTAGACAATCTAATCTTTTCAAGTAGAAGAGGCGATGCCAAAGAGATAGAATTTATAGGGCAGAGCTTAAATTTTGAGCAAAGGTGCATCGGCTCAGCCATAAAATTTTGCCGTTTGGTTGAATTTGGCGGAGCTTATTTGAGATTTGCCCCAAGCTACCTTTGGGACAATGCTGCAGGAGAAGCGCTCGTAAATTTTTGTGGCGGAAAAGTATTTGACGCTAATAGCAGCAAAGAGATGAGCTACGAGCTTACTAATTTAAAAAGTCCATTTTTCATAGCTCTCTCAAAAAACACACTAAATCTAAAAGATAAAATCACACAGCTATATAAGCAAAGTAAAATTTAA
- a CDS encoding VacJ family lipoprotein, with amino-acid sequence MKFLLSIFFSLLLACANTDINTNSESDEFDVEFEARKDVFDPLSGYNRMMTHANDFIYVNMLTPVAKGYAYVVPKTARTMVSNFFDNLLFPVRFVNNLLQFKFQNAGEETLRFLANTIIGFGGLTDGAKYYNLKAHDEDFGQTLGYWGLGSGFHIVWPLIGPSNLRDTGGMVGDYFADPISYVDPILLSTGIKSYRAFNSFSQDPIAYEKLRKDAIDLYPFLRDAYEQRRDKLIKE; translated from the coding sequence ATGAAATTTTTGCTTTCTATCTTTTTTAGTTTGCTTTTAGCCTGTGCTAATACGGACATAAATACAAATAGCGAAAGCGACGAATTTGATGTTGAATTTGAAGCAAGAAAAGATGTTTTTGACCCGCTTAGTGGCTACAATAGAATGATGACACATGCAAATGACTTTATCTATGTAAATATGCTAACTCCGGTGGCAAAAGGCTATGCCTATGTTGTGCCAAAAACAGCTAGAACAATGGTTTCAAATTTCTTTGATAACCTGCTTTTTCCAGTTCGCTTTGTAAATAACTTACTTCAGTTTAAATTTCAAAACGCTGGCGAAGAGACATTAAGATTTTTAGCAAATACGATAATTGGCTTTGGCGGACTAACAGACGGAGCAAAATACTACAATCTCAAAGCTCACGATGAAGATTTTGGACAAACGCTTGGATATTGGGGGCTTGGCAGCGGTTTTCATATCGTTTGGCCACTTATTGGACCATCAAATTTAAGAGATACTGGTGGTATGGTCGGAGATTATTTTGCTGATCCTATTAGCTACGTTGACCCTATACTTTTATCAACTGGCATAAAGTCATATAGAGCGTTTAATAGCTTTTCACAAGATCCAATTGCTTATGAAAAACTAAGAAAAGATGCTATTGATCTTTATCCATTTTTACGCGATGCTTACGAGCAAAGACGCGATAAGCTTATCAAGGAGTAA
- a CDS encoding sulfate/molybdate ABC transporter ATP-binding protein gives MIEISCKKELNGGDGKFMLEADLSFENGDFVALYGASGGGKTTILRLIAGFETPQSGFIKVGDKIFFDDKINLAPQERNIGFLFQDYALFENMNVFKNLLFAKNDLALANKLLDICGLTSLKNAKISTLSGGQKQRVALARAVMRKPEILLLDEPLSALDNAMREKLQDYLLALHDEFKMSIILVSHDIAEIYKLCNKVFVLENGKISRSGSASEIFLKSAGSQKFAFNAKILEIKKRDAIYVANVLINRQICEVVLSSSEAMNLKSGDMVVVSTKAFSVNLEKA, from the coding sequence ATGATAGAAATTTCTTGTAAAAAAGAGCTAAATGGCGGCGATGGCAAATTTATGCTTGAGGCAGATCTTAGCTTTGAAAATGGCGATTTTGTCGCACTTTACGGAGCAAGTGGTGGCGGAAAGACCACTATTTTAAGGTTGATTGCCGGTTTTGAAACACCACAAAGCGGATTTATAAAGGTTGGTGATAAAATTTTCTTTGACGATAAGATAAATTTAGCTCCACAAGAACGAAATATCGGCTTTTTATTTCAAGACTACGCACTTTTTGAAAATATGAATGTCTTTAAAAATTTACTCTTTGCAAAAAATGATCTAGCTCTAGCGAACAAGCTTCTTGATATTTGCGGCCTAACAAGTCTAAAAAATGCAAAAATTAGCACTCTTTCTGGCGGTCAAAAGCAACGCGTTGCTTTGGCTCGTGCGGTTATGAGAAAGCCTGAAATTTTACTACTTGATGAGCCGTTAAGTGCGCTTGATAATGCTATGCGTGAGAAACTTCAAGACTATTTACTAGCACTTCATGATGAGTTTAAGATGAGCATCATTTTAGTAAGCCATGATATCGCTGAAATTTATAAGCTTTGCAATAAAGTCTTTGTCCTTGAAAATGGAAAAATTTCAAGATCAGGTAGCGCAAGTGAGATATTTTTAAAGAGTGCAGGATCGCAGAAATTTGCCTTTAATGCTAAAATTTTAGAGATAAAAAAACGTGATGCTATTTACGTGGCAAATGTATTAATAAACCGCCAAATTTGTGAAGTGGTGCTAAGTAGCAGCGAAGCAATGAATCTAAAATCAGGCGATATGGTAGTAGTTAGCACAAAAGCATTTAGTGTAAATTTGGAAAAAGCATGA